Proteins found in one Caldisericia bacterium genomic segment:
- the feoB gene encoding ferrous iron transport protein B has product MGKKKEFVIALAGNANVGKSVIFNQLTASHQIIGNWPGKTIERKEGYLIYKGYKIKVIDLPGIYSFSTYSEEELIARNFILEEKPDFVINVVDAVNLERNLFFTLQLIELNVNLIIALNQMDLLEKTGLTINIDKLQNILGVPIVPTIAIENKGIDKLIEKCIEIYEKDIKVKPFEIKYGKEVEERIKVLLDQLPENSSYPKRWLAIKLLENDEDVLKRFKDEKIISKAKNLAQELENIHGEPISLILTQEKYNLSNKITREVLIKKEKKFNFSNYFDKFLLHPFFGYIILLILLFLIFYSIFGIGSIISDFLDTIFEKIKTILLNLPISNLSKKIFVDGILDGVIGGLSVALPYLIPFYILLSLLEDSGYLARMAFFTDSFMHFIGLHGKAFFPLMLGFGCNVPAVLGSRILETKKQKFLTATLATLVPCSARTIVILGLVGVFLGFKYVLIVYIIDILIIFIVGKIFSLLVPGKSYGLIMEMPPLRKPSLKIVLRQSWFRIKDFIYFAFPIIIFGGFLLQILSLTNILNYFVNLISPFFTKFLGLPPLTSIPLIFGILRKELTLLMLFSLFGTEKVTSFMTPKQIIIYSIVTLFYFPCIATFAVLRREIGLLNALLITIFEIIFAILMGGLLNFIL; this is encoded by the coding sequence ATGGGTAAGAAAAAAGAGTTCGTAATCGCTCTTGCTGGTAATGCAAATGTAGGTAAAAGTGTAATATTTAATCAATTGACAGCATCTCATCAAATAATTGGTAATTGGCCAGGAAAAACAATTGAAAGAAAAGAGGGTTATCTTATTTATAAAGGTTATAAAATAAAAGTCATTGATTTACCAGGAATTTATTCTTTCTCAACATATTCAGAAGAAGAGTTAATTGCAAGAAATTTTATTTTAGAGGAAAAACCAGATTTTGTAATAAATGTTGTTGATGCAGTTAATCTTGAGAGAAATCTATTTTTTACTCTTCAACTCATAGAACTTAATGTAAATTTAATAATTGCCCTAAATCAGATGGATTTACTTGAAAAAACTGGTTTAACAATTAATATAGATAAACTTCAAAATATTTTAGGAGTTCCAATTGTTCCAACTATAGCAATTGAAAATAAAGGAATAGATAAATTAATTGAAAAGTGTATTGAGATTTATGAGAAAGATATAAAAGTTAAACCATTTGAAATTAAGTATGGGAAAGAGGTTGAGGAAAGAATTAAAGTTTTACTGGATCAACTTCCAGAAAATTCTTCATATCCAAAAAGATGGCTTGCAATTAAACTACTTGAAAATGATGAAGATGTTCTAAAAAGATTTAAGGATGAAAAGATTATTTCAAAAGCAAAAAATCTTGCTCAAGAACTTGAAAATATTCATGGGGAACCAATTTCCCTTATTTTAACCCAAGAAAAATACAATTTGAGTAATAAAATTACAAGAGAAGTTTTAATTAAAAAAGAAAAAAAATTTAATTTTTCAAATTATTTTGATAAATTTTTATTACACCCATTTTTTGGTTATATAATACTTCTAATCTTACTCTTTTTAATATTTTATTCAATCTTTGGTATTGGTTCTATTATTAGTGATTTTCTTGATACAATATTTGAAAAAATAAAAACTATTCTTCTTAACTTACCAATTTCAAATTTATCAAAAAAAATTTTTGTTGATGGAATTTTAGATGGAGTAATTGGTGGACTTTCAGTTGCTCTTCCATATCTTATACCTTTTTATATACTTCTATCACTTCTTGAAGATTCTGGATACCTTGCAAGAATGGCATTTTTTACTGATTCATTCATGCATTTTATTGGTCTTCATGGAAAAGCATTTTTCCCACTTATGCTTGGTTTTGGATGCAATGTTCCAGCAGTTCTTGGATCAAGAATTCTTGAAACAAAAAAGCAAAAATTTTTAACTGCAACTCTTGCTACTCTTGTGCCATGTAGTGCAAGAACAATTGTTATTCTTGGTCTTGTTGGTGTTTTTCTGGGTTTTAAATATGTTTTAATAGTTTATATTATAGATATACTTATCATTTTTATTGTTGGGAAAATTTTCTCATTATTAGTACCTGGAAAAAGTTATGGTCTAATTATGGAGATGCCTCCTTTAAGAAAGCCATCATTAAAGATTGTTTTAAGACAATCGTGGTTTAGAATAAAAGATTTCATTTATTTTGCATTTCCAATTATCATTTTTGGAGGTTTTTTACTTCAAATACTTAGTTTAACAAATATATTAAACTATTTTGTTAATTTAATTTCTCCATTTTTTACAAAATTTTTAGGTCTCCCTCCATTAACATCAATTCCATTAATTTTTGGAATTTTAAGAAAAGAATTAACTCTTTTAATGCTTTTCTCCCTTTTTGGAACAGAGAAAGTCACTTCTTTTATGACACCAAAACAGATTATAATTTATTCTATAGTTACACTTTTTTATTTCCCATGCATTGCAACTTTTGCAGTTTTAAGAAGAGAAATTGGTTTATTAAATGCCCTTCTTATAACAATTTTTGAAATTATATTTGCAATTTTAATGGGTGGTTTATTAAATTTTATTTTGTAA
- a CDS encoding metal-dependent transcriptional regulator, producing the protein MKEEKEEILEYLFRKKGEASTEEIKKEFNFINLDEILNSLINENKIIIENGKILLTEKGSIEGEDIKNKHEFVEDFLKNIGVPENFAHEKACEIEHHIKEDKYKSLIPLSEVKEGEEVEVVLIRGGRGFVQRLCDLGLTPNTKIKILRKAPFGPIEISVRGYNLALGRGVVSKIWVRKKSS; encoded by the coding sequence ATGAAAGAGGAAAAAGAAGAGATTTTAGAATATTTATTTAGAAAAAAAGGAGAAGCATCAACAGAAGAGATAAAAAAGGAGTTTAATTTTATAAATTTAGATGAGATATTAAATTCACTTATTAATGAAAACAAAATAATTATTGAGAATGGAAAAATATTATTAACAGAAAAGGGATCAATTGAAGGAGAGGATATAAAAAATAAACATGAGTTTGTTGAAGATTTTTTAAAAAACATTGGAGTACCTGAAAATTTTGCTCATGAAAAGGCTTGTGAAATTGAACATCACATAAAAGAAGATAAATATAAAAGTTTAATTCCTCTTTCTGAGGTAAAAGAAGGCGAAGAAGTTGAGGTTGTTTTAATAAGAGGTGGTAGAGGTTTTGTTCAAAGATTATGTGATCTTGGGTTGACTCCAAATACAAAAATAAAAATTTTAAGAAAAGCACCATTTGGACCAATTGAGATTTCTGTAAGAGGCTATAATCTCGCACTTGGAAGAGGAGTTGTTTCAAAAATATGGGTAAGAAAAAAGAGTTCGTAA
- the pgaD gene encoding poly-beta-1,6-N-acetyl-D-glucosamine biosynthesis protein PgaD — MKRLIIFITSILGWFIIIYLIIPLITAIAWIFWSLFIYKKLFIKEEFKGTIYVFFLLLIISLIYFIVLKAWAKYNYKKYYLKNKRNIIPIKNNYERLDIKKIEYSGEEIDELIKIFCNKNNT; from the coding sequence ATGAAGAGGCTAATAATCTTTATAACTTCTATATTAGGTTGGTTTATTATTATCTATTTAATAATACCACTTATTACTGCAATTGCATGGATTTTTTGGTCGCTTTTTATATATAAAAAATTATTTATAAAAGAAGAATTTAAAGGAACAATTTATGTTTTCTTTCTTCTTTTAATAATTAGTTTAATCTATTTTATTGTGCTTAAAGCATGGGCAAAATATAATTATAAAAAATATTATTTAAAAAACAAAAGAAATATAATTCCAATAAAAAACAATTATGAAAGGTTAGATATCAAAAAAATCGAATATTCAGGGGAAGAAATAGATGAACTTATTAAGATATTTTGTAATAAAAATAATACCTAA
- a CDS encoding glycosyltransferase: MNLLRYFVIKIIPNFLFWFPVITSIFWTISAIHFYNTKEKKEYKIDEKSLPPVTIIIAAHNEEKFIKDTLEALKNLNYPKYDVIVVDDASKDKTPKIVEEYLKFENFHFIKLNKNVGKAMAVNIGVLHSKTDLVVVIDADTILDKDSLKYVAHHFKKIPRLAAVTGNPRVLNRTNILTYIQTAEFSSIISLLKRSQRSIGRIFTVSGAFTTYNKNVLKEVGCFSHLTATEDIDITWRIEKNFYNVFYEPKAIAWIRVPESLKELIRQRKRWALGGWHMLRIHFDILFNFKYKRLFIAFIEFVLAYIWSILFIVFSFLWILSKLFLYKGFTISPIPTWYGAFISLVCLVQFFVSSLLDKKYDKGIFKYYFFVVWYPIIYWTLNPILVFITLKEGLFGILEGKGIWHPPDRKIKF, encoded by the coding sequence ATGAACTTATTAAGATATTTTGTAATAAAAATAATACCTAACTTTTTATTTTGGTTTCCAGTTATAACAAGTATATTTTGGACAATCTCAGCAATTCACTTTTATAACACAAAAGAGAAAAAGGAGTATAAAATAGATGAAAAATCTTTACCTCCAGTTACAATTATTATTGCTGCTCATAACGAAGAGAAATTTATAAAAGATACACTTGAAGCATTAAAAAATTTAAATTATCCAAAATATGATGTAATTGTTGTTGATGATGCAAGTAAAGATAAAACTCCTAAAATCGTTGAAGAATATTTAAAATTTGAAAATTTTCATTTTATTAAATTAAATAAAAATGTAGGCAAAGCAATGGCAGTTAATATTGGAGTGCTTCATTCTAAAACAGATTTAGTTGTAGTGATTGATGCTGATACAATTTTAGATAAAGATTCACTTAAATATGTGGCTCATCATTTTAAAAAAATTCCAAGACTTGCTGCTGTTACTGGAAATCCAAGAGTTTTAAATAGAACAAATATATTAACATATATACAGACTGCTGAATTTAGTTCAATTATAAGTCTTCTTAAAAGATCACAAAGATCTATTGGGAGAATATTTACTGTTAGTGGAGCATTTACAACTTACAATAAAAATGTCCTTAAAGAGGTAGGGTGTTTTTCACATCTTACTGCAACTGAGGATATAGATATAACATGGAGAATAGAAAAAAATTTTTATAATGTTTTTTATGAACCAAAAGCTATTGCATGGATAAGAGTTCCAGAAAGTTTAAAAGAGTTAATAAGACAAAGAAAAAGATGGGCTCTTGGTGGATGGCATATGTTAAGAATACATTTTGATATTCTATTTAATTTTAAATATAAACGTCTCTTTATAGCATTTATCGAGTTTGTTTTAGCATACATTTGGAGTATTTTATTTATAGTTTTTTCTTTTCTTTGGATTCTTTCAAAATTATTTTTATATAAAGGATTTACAATTTCACCAATTCCAACTTGGTATGGAGCATTTATAAGTTTAGTTTGTCTTGTTCAATTTTTTGTATCTTCTCTACTTGATAAAAAATATGACAAAGGTATTTTTAAATATTATTTTTTTGTTGTTTGGTATCCAATAATATATTGGACTCTTAATCCAATTCTTGTATTTATAACACTAAAAGAAGGACTTTTTGGCATACTTGAAGGAAAAGGCATCTGGCATCCCCCAGACAGAAAAATTAAATTTTGA
- the hypF gene encoding carbamoyltransferase HypF: MKTYFFKIYGRVQGVGFRPFIYKIAKELGLKGYVLNTSSCVEVALQGEASLIKKFIEKIKNDSPPLSKIEKIEEFEIKEEEFFDFYIKESKEDKGFNFISPDIAICDDCLKELFNPNDRRYKYPFINCTNCGPRYTIIEDLPYDREKTTMKIFRMCELCEKEYKDPTSRRFHAQPNACFDCGPEIWIEDIEEKKVTKVNVFKEISKLLSIGEIILIKGIGGFHIACDATNDETVKKLRERKKRPTKPFALMMKDIEQIKNYCFVSEEEEEILISKERPIVLLKIKNLGDLSPLVAPENEYLGIMLPYAPYHYLIFEEFNKPLIMTSGNLSDEPIIKDNRDAIEKLNHISKYFVFHDREIKHRIDDSVVFVEKKELNFIRRARGYAPDPIKININLKPTLSLGGELKNTFSLGYKNYVFMSPHIGDLKDKDTLQVYEDTIFEFIKLFKINPEILVCDLHPQYLSTQFGEKFKNLLEVKYIQHHKAHAYSLLLDREIKDLSLIFAFDGTGFGEDEKIWGGEVFLGDLEGLKRVAHIKYFPMARGDYTIEYPKRILYTYLSKYLPEDLSKFSYKFTNLEIEIFKKMIQKGENLIETSSMGRIFDMVSSLLDIKDKVSFEGEAAISLEMISLKNDTKDTYKYKLIYGDMIEIDFKNVIKGVIDEKDIYPKEYIGKKFHNTIAKMIFDISNIFEEKEGIKNIGFSGGVFQNRLLINLIYEYFYKTQFKIYFHKRVPTNDGGISLGQIILGKE, encoded by the coding sequence ATGAAAACTTATTTTTTTAAGATATATGGAAGAGTACAGGGGGTTGGGTTTAGACCTTTCATTTATAAAATTGCAAAAGAGTTAGGTCTTAAAGGATATGTTTTAAATACCTCAAGTTGTGTTGAGGTTGCACTTCAAGGTGAAGCCTCTTTAATAAAAAAATTTATTGAAAAGATAAAAAATGATTCACCTCCACTTTCAAAAATTGAAAAGATAGAAGAATTTGAAATTAAAGAAGAAGAGTTTTTTGATTTTTACATAAAAGAGAGCAAAGAAGATAAAGGATTCAATTTTATTTCACCTGATATTGCAATATGTGATGATTGTCTCAAAGAACTTTTTAATCCAAATGATAGAAGATATAAATACCCATTTATAAATTGTACAAATTGTGGTCCAAGATATACTATAATTGAAGATCTTCCATATGATAGAGAAAAAACAACTATGAAGATCTTTAGAATGTGTGAATTATGTGAAAAAGAGTATAAAGATCCAACTTCAAGAAGATTTCACGCTCAACCCAATGCATGTTTTGATTGTGGTCCAGAAATTTGGATTGAAGATATAGAAGAAAAAAAAGTCACAAAGGTAAATGTTTTCAAAGAGATTTCAAAACTTTTAAGTATTGGAGAAATAATTCTAATTAAAGGAATTGGCGGATTTCATATTGCATGTGATGCAACAAATGATGAAACAGTAAAAAAATTGAGAGAAAGAAAAAAAAGACCAACAAAACCATTTGCACTTATGATGAAAGATATTGAACAGATTAAAAATTATTGTTTTGTTTCAGAAGAAGAGGAAGAAATTTTAATATCAAAAGAAAGGCCAATTGTTCTACTTAAAATAAAGAATTTAGGTGATTTAAGCCCTTTAGTTGCACCTGAAAATGAATATTTAGGAATTATGCTACCATATGCACCATATCACTATCTTATTTTTGAAGAATTCAATAAACCTTTAATTATGACAAGTGGAAATTTATCAGATGAGCCTATTATAAAAGATAATAGAGATGCAATTGAAAAGTTAAACCATATTTCAAAATATTTTGTTTTTCACGATAGAGAAATTAAACATAGAATTGATGATAGTGTAGTTTTTGTTGAAAAGAAGGAGTTAAATTTTATAAGAAGAGCAAGAGGTTATGCTCCAGACCCTATTAAAATTAATATTAATTTAAAACCAACACTATCTCTTGGTGGAGAACTCAAAAATACTTTTTCTCTTGGATACAAAAACTATGTTTTTATGAGCCCTCATATAGGAGACCTTAAAGATAAAGACACTCTTCAAGTTTATGAAGATACTATTTTTGAATTTATTAAACTCTTTAAAATAAATCCTGAAATTCTTGTTTGTGATCTTCATCCACAATATCTTTCAACGCAATTTGGAGAAAAATTTAAAAATCTTCTTGAAGTAAAATATATTCAACATCACAAAGCACACGCTTATAGTTTGCTCCTTGATAGAGAAATAAAAGACCTGTCTTTAATATTTGCTTTTGATGGTACAGGTTTTGGTGAGGATGAAAAAATTTGGGGAGGTGAAGTTTTTTTAGGAGATTTAGAAGGATTAAAGAGGGTTGCTCACATAAAGTATTTTCCTATGGCAAGAGGAGATTATACAATTGAATATCCAAAAAGAATTCTTTATACTTATCTTTCAAAATATTTACCAGAGGATTTAAGTAAATTTTCATATAAATTTACAAATCTTGAAATTGAAATATTTAAAAAAATGATCCAAAAAGGAGAAAATCTCATTGAAACATCTTCTATGGGAAGAATTTTTGATATGGTTTCAAGTTTACTTGATATAAAAGATAAGGTGAGTTTTGAGGGAGAGGCGGCAATTTCTCTTGAAATGATCTCATTAAAAAATGATACAAAAGATACTTATAAATATAAATTAATTTATGGGGACATGATTGAAATTGATTTTAAAAATGTTATAAAAGGAGTAATCGATGAAAAGGATATTTATCCAAAAGAGTATATCGGAAAAAAATTTCACAATACAATTGCTAAAATGATTTTTGATATTTCAAACATTTTTGAAGAAAAAGAAGGAATAAAAAATATTGGATTTAGTGGTGGTGTTTTTCAAAATCGACTTCTGATAAACTTAATATATGAATATTTTTATAAAACTCAATTTAAAATTTATTTTCATAAGAGAGTTCCAACAAATGATGGTGGAATATCTCTTGGTCAAATAATTTTAGGAAAGGAGTGA
- a CDS encoding HypC/HybG/HupF family hydrogenase formation chaperone, translating to MCLGVPLKVIKIIDNEKAMVSMGESFLEINTIFTPEVKEGDYVIVHAGFSISILSEEDAKEINSILSELKNGN from the coding sequence ATGTGCCTTGGTGTACCACTTAAAGTAATTAAAATAATAGACAATGAAAAAGCAATGGTTTCAATGGGAGAATCTTTTCTTGAAATAAACACAATTTTTACACCTGAAGTGAAAGAGGGAGATTATGTTATAGTTCATGCAGGTTTTTCGATTTCAATTCTTTCTGAAGAGGATGCAAAAGAGATAAATTCAATTTTAAGTGAATTAAAAAATGGAAACTAA
- the hypD gene encoding hydrogenase formation protein HypD, whose amino-acid sequence METKQKEAILKISELIKKISKKEKTIMEFCGTHTHEIFRFGIRELLPKNINLLSGPGCPVCVTSQEDIDYIIKVSYEENFGVITFGDLVNVKGSEMSLNDLRILGREVHIVYNPFDAINIASKNRNKNYILIGIGFETTAPNLGYTLIKAKEMNLKNLFYYSLNKLTPPAMEAILKMGEVKLNGIIGPGHVSTIIGKEGWMNVFNEYKIPFVIMGFEPLDLIYGIYLLVKMIENDEAKLINAYKRSVKDEGNKKAKEILNKVFKVSDANWRGFGTLKNSGLFLKDEFEIFEIRNYFKYEIKSKKFLSCRCDEVIRGVIKPFECPLFKKVCTPHNPVGPCMVSSEGACSAYYLYGEN is encoded by the coding sequence ATGGAAACTAAACAAAAAGAGGCAATTTTAAAGATTTCAGAGTTAATTAAAAAAATATCTAAAAAAGAGAAAACAATTATGGAATTTTGTGGAACTCATACACATGAAATTTTTAGATTTGGAATAAGAGAACTTTTGCCTAAAAATATAAATCTTCTTTCTGGTCCAGGTTGCCCTGTGTGTGTAACATCACAAGAAGATATTGATTATATAATTAAAGTTTCTTATGAAGAAAATTTTGGAGTAATTACATTTGGAGATCTTGTTAATGTTAAGGGAAGTGAGATGAGTTTAAACGATTTAAGAATATTAGGAAGAGAGGTTCATATTGTCTATAATCCTTTTGATGCAATAAATATTGCATCAAAAAATAGAAATAAAAATTACATTTTGATAGGAATTGGTTTTGAAACAACAGCACCAAATTTAGGTTATACATTAATAAAAGCAAAAGAAATGAACCTTAAGAACCTTTTTTACTATTCATTAAATAAATTAACTCCTCCTGCTATGGAAGCAATACTTAAAATGGGTGAGGTTAAATTAAACGGAATAATAGGTCCAGGTCATGTATCAACAATTATTGGAAAAGAGGGTTGGATGAATGTTTTTAATGAATACAAAATACCTTTTGTAATTATGGGTTTTGAACCACTTGACTTGATTTATGGAATTTATCTTCTTGTTAAAATGATTGAAAATGATGAAGCAAAATTAATAAATGCTTATAAAAGGAGTGTAAAAGACGAAGGGAATAAAAAAGCAAAAGAGATTTTAAATAAGGTTTTTAAAGTTTCAGACGCGAATTGGAGAGGCTTTGGAACTCTCAAAAATAGTGGTTTATTTTTGAAGGATGAATTTGAAATTTTTGAGATAAGAAATTATTTTAAATATGAAATAAAAAGTAAAAAATTTTTGAGTTGTAGATGTGATGAAGTTATAAGAGGAGTTATAAAACCTTTTGAGTGTCCACTTTTTAAAAAAGTTTGTACTCCACATAATCCAGTCGGTCCCTGTATGGTTTCAAGTGAAGGTGCTTGTTCTGCATATTATCTTTATGGAGAAAATTAA
- the hypE gene encoding hydrogenase expression/formation protein HypE, with translation MNEKITLFHGSGGEGTKILIDKILKELNNEVLTELLDSAILNLKETIAFTTDSYVISPPFFKGGDIGKLSIFGTVNDLSVVGAEPLFLSLSLIIEEGFELSEFERIIASIKEASEIAKVKIVTGDTKVVEKGKGDKIFINTSGIGVIKENRNIRNRKIECGDLILINGGIGEHGLSIMLERLEVKIGDEVKSDLAPLNSLILPLLDNFKGIKFLRDPTRGGVATVLNEISKKFNFEIEIWEENLPIKNWVKEASNILGIDPLYTANEGKVILVVQRDEAKKVLEFLRNHPLGKDANIIGEVKGSGDKVYLKTEIGTRRILDTLKRDLLPRIC, from the coding sequence ATGAATGAAAAGATTACACTTTTTCATGGAAGCGGAGGAGAGGGAACAAAAATTCTTATTGATAAAATTTTAAAAGAGTTAAATAATGAAGTTCTCACAGAACTGCTTGACTCTGCAATATTAAATTTAAAAGAAACTATTGCTTTTACAACAGATTCTTATGTTATTTCCCCTCCATTTTTCAAAGGAGGAGATATTGGGAAATTAAGCATTTTTGGAACTGTAAATGATCTATCTGTCGTTGGGGCAGAGCCACTTTTTTTAAGTTTAAGTTTGATAATTGAAGAGGGTTTTGAATTAAGTGAGTTTGAAAGAATAATTGCATCTATTAAAGAAGCAAGTGAAATTGCAAAAGTAAAAATTGTCACTGGAGATACAAAAGTTGTGGAAAAAGGAAAAGGAGACAAAATTTTTATAAATACCTCTGGAATTGGGGTAATTAAAGAGAATAGAAATATAAGAAATAGAAAAATTGAGTGTGGAGATCTCATTTTAATAAATGGTGGAATAGGAGAACATGGTCTCTCAATTATGCTTGAAAGATTAGAAGTTAAAATAGGTGATGAAGTAAAATCTGATCTTGCTCCCTTGAACTCTTTAATTTTACCACTTTTAGATAATTTTAAAGGGATAAAATTTTTAAGAGATCCAACAAGGGGAGGAGTTGCAACTGTTTTAAATGAGATTTCAAAAAAATTTAATTTTGAAATTGAAATTTGGGAGGAAAATTTACCAATAAAAAATTGGGTTAAAGAAGCATCAAATATTCTTGGTATTGATCCATTATACACAGCAAATGAGGGAAAAGTTATTTTAGTTGTACAAAGGGATGAAGCGAAAAAAGTTTTAGAATTTTTAAGAAATCACCCTCTTGGAAAAGATGCAAATATAATTGGTGAAGTTAAGGGAAGCGGAGATAAAGTTTATTTAAAAACAGAAATAGGCACAAGAAGAATTTTAGACACATTAAAGAGGGATTTGCTTCCAAGAATTTGTTAA
- the hypA gene encoding hydrogenase nickel incorporation protein HypA: MHEWALAEAVVESSLNLIKEKKLEKVNEIYIKVGELQNIDIEIFDFALKELIKQTNLENSKIIYINEPAILKCNLCGTQWKFKDSFEKLSDEEKEAIHFIPETLHIYIKCPNCSSFDFEIFSGRGVFLEDIK; the protein is encoded by the coding sequence ATGCATGAATGGGCTTTAGCAGAAGCAGTAGTTGAATCATCATTAAACTTAATAAAAGAAAAAAAACTAGAAAAAGTTAATGAAATTTATATAAAAGTTGGAGAACTTCAAAATATTGATATTGAAATTTTTGATTTTGCCTTAAAAGAACTTATAAAACAAACTAATTTAGAAAATTCAAAGATAATTTATATAAATGAACCGGCTATATTAAAATGTAATTTGTGTGGAACTCAATGGAAATTTAAAGATAGTTTTGAAAAATTGAGTGATGAAGAAAAAGAAGCAATTCATTTTATCCCTGAAACTTTGCATATTTATATAAAGTGTCCAAATTGTTCAAGTTTTGATTTCGAAATTTTTAGTGGGAGAGGAGTTTTTTTAGAGGATATAAAATGA
- a CDS encoding P-loop NTPase: MSLDPRVTYLEKKLDRIKRVWAVVSGKGGVGKSTIASVISLLLKEKGFKTGLLDLDIYGPSTHIILGVKNFNLIEEKGVLPQNIDGLEYLSILSFTKNKPFSLRGDELTEIFLELFTITNWGDLDFLIIDMPPGLGDTTLDLMKFIKKSEYLLISNSSRVSMETVLKLFEILKYNNKKILGLIENMKFSDDEFVLKECEKRGINYLGSLNFYFDLDYLYGNVYGIINSDLSLFLYKILERILNQNF, encoded by the coding sequence ATGAGTCTTGACCCAAGAGTTACCTATCTCGAAAAGAAATTAGATAGAATAAAAAGAGTTTGGGCAGTTGTAAGTGGAAAGGGAGGTGTAGGAAAAAGTACTATTGCATCAGTTATTTCACTGCTTTTAAAAGAAAAAGGGTTCAAGACAGGATTACTTGATTTAGATATTTATGGTCCATCTACTCATATCATTTTAGGAGTTAAAAATTTTAATCTAATTGAAGAAAAAGGCGTTCTTCCTCAAAATATAGATGGTTTAGAGTATCTTTCAATTTTATCTTTTACAAAAAATAAACCTTTTTCTTTAAGAGGAGATGAACTTACAGAAATTTTTCTTGAATTATTTACAATAACAAATTGGGGAGATCTTGATTTTTTAATAATTGACATGCCACCAGGACTTGGAGATACAACCTTAGACTTAATGAAATTTATCAAGAAAAGTGAATATTTACTTATATCAAATAGTTCAAGAGTTTCAATGGAAACTGTTTTAAAACTTTTTGAAATTTTAAAATATAACAATAAAAAAATTTTAGGTTTAATTGAAAATATGAAATTTTCTGATGATGAATTTGTTTTAAAAGAGTGTGAAAAAAGAGGTATAAATTATCTTGGAAGTTTAAACTTTTATTTTGATTTAGATTATTTATATGGAAATGTTTATGGTATCATTAATTCAGATTTATCACTATTTTTATATAAAATTTTAGAGAGAATTTTAAATCAAAACTTTTAA